One stretch of Toxoplasma gondii ME49 chromosome XI, whole genome shotgun sequence DNA includes these proteins:
- a CDS encoding hypothetical protein (encoded by transcript TGME49_308945~Signal peptide predicted by SignalP 2.0 HMM (probability 0.998) with cleavage site probability 0.909 at residue 21): protein MVRVFCVAAVFGLFGATRVSGSVDNGGLDDPNASRMAIQYWRACHRGSGSLVEDINIPYDIADPPELPFPGAELQFALVAQRHGTRRSQYLWSKSPYNKDTVTGQLSI, encoded by the coding sequence ATGGTCAGGGTATTTTGTGTTGCGGCTGTTTTCGGCCTGTTCGGCGCAACTCGTGTGAGTGGAAGCGTCGACAACGGGGGTCTTGATGATCCGAACGCCTCACGCATGGCTATCCAATACTGGCGTGCTTGCCACCGGGGGAGCGGGTCGCTGGTCGAAGACATTAATATTCCTTACGATATTGCGGATCCTCCTGAGCTACCATTCCCTGGTGCCGAGCTTCAGTTTGCTTTAGTCGCTCAGCGCCACGGTACGCGACGATCGCAGTATTTGTGGTCGAAGTCGCCGTACAACAAAGATACTGTGACTGGTCAGTTGTCGATTTAA
- a CDS encoding hypothetical protein (encoded by transcript TGME49_308940), with amino-acid sequence MQDIFREAKLRRRSLYEVAETFDRIAREEYSSILKQVVEEAGREMRDNELRWQNVGEKKKTARERLEAAVSHDEAEVQEAGEASRDEEGRGRTGEATRQSPSLWPSDALPARGDVREVSRNMFVLSVPERSDAAPSRSSPSAPMVLNASSALADAFPAHAWKPATEAKQRETVTRLDERLSSAQTAAAVLSLADARLAFLRLSEVAKVFGRVCQVTKVRGEELKDDPRYERLVTALDLRLQEELQAVTQQLALEGRRMQMEAQKREQGNDGASMLGQDLRLRKETGRETDGQARGWRQESSREAREAGRQGGGQSEGGREGDRVAQLQFELRPADLVALAQALRRSHLALDLDMLLRNVELIALLQLPSFSLQQLCEFIRALGHMRTTGLRPLSRPFLSRAVARVGDLLAAALNAHGKPSGEQAERTDGPAARNSPQGRTVDERGDRQQAAMSLAVCPLLRETGYLQEGHGRIGRGDITTSLLSAVNDVVETLPFLSTFEEESFLPAERRTAPVFTKFFRRTLGRAWAEMAAVKNPQLLGDCDLVGTHSLHRHRLGSSLSPSLEDLRLLRRGARGAREGRDALEGAGDKQEAGEAIGETRNDEREASKRLQRINELRCVAKTVRGVLKASDVDDQTVISALTRSAVSLVSDHWRDESREGEAEAQWEEDSLLARELARARALLEVLSALSEAGALSQELWWAVRRDLRRVLPYLSLYHLDLAGRLHCQSATIGRFSRRVHSEDKRNKCANKCSEARGEVDDAKAEQPEARERQRGQRREEQDTREETQFLEALLRVFRARTRSMNNRELSTFADRLVARPAWLGTANSPSARDLVATVFSEIRERYIDAKEETHGRPGLMLRPLMNLALLAGGWGVISLQVMFDFLCHSLQSHRADLETADLLVLSESLHDFAVRPELLHEPGLETLLFFILDKVEETVETLRKSAADLPDDLHAELQNFSLADSVRGKVHMILGALTPFLRALATLEKEISVALGSDAAVKNERKLEANCEGQSCAYFLREIGNN; translated from the exons ATGCAGGACATTTTTCGTGAGGCAAAGCTCCGGCGCCGAAGTCTCTACGAAGTTGCGGAGACGTTCGACCGAATAGCCAGGGAAGAGTACAGCTCGATTCTGAAGCAAGTGGTGGAGGAGGCGGGCCGGGAGATGCGCGACAACGAGCTCAGGTGGCAGAAcgtcggcgagaagaagaagacggcaagGGAGCGCCTCGAAGCTGCTGTTTCGCACGACGAGGCCGAGGTACAGGAGGCCGGTGAGGCGTCGAGGGACGAGGAAGGTCGAGGACGCacgggagaggcgacgcgccAGAGTCCTTCCTTGTGGCCTTCAGACGCGTTGCCTGCGCGCGGAGACGTCAGAGAAGTATCTAGGAACATGTTCGTTCTGTCAGTTCCGGAGCGCAGCGACGCTGCTCCcagtcgttcttctccctctgctcctATGGTCCTCaacgcgtcttctgctcttgcCGACGCCTTcccggcgcatgcatggaAGCCAGCCACcgaggcgaagcagcgagagacggTGACGCGCCTTGACGAGAGACTCAGCTCCGCACAGACGGCGGCTGCTGTGCTGTCGCTCGCAGATGCAcgtctcgctttcttgcGTCTCAGTGAAGTGGCGAAAGTTTTTGGCCGCGTGTGTCAAGTGACAAAGGTTCGCGGAGAAGAACTGAAAGACGATCCAAGGTATGAGAGGCTCGTAACTGCCCTCGACCTTCGCCTGCAGGAGGAACTCCAGGCGGTGACTCAGCAGCTCGCTCTCGAgggtcgacgcatgcagatggaggcccagaagagagaacaaggcaACGACGGCGCCTCAATGCTCGGCCAAGACCTGCGCCTGCGGAAGGAGACGGGTCGAGAAACGGACGGACAGGCAAGAGGCTGGAGGCAAGAATCTAGCcgggaggcgcgggaggcTGGACGTCAAGGTGGAGGACAGAGCGagggcgggagagaaggagacagagtcgcGCAATTGCAATTCGAACTGCGTCCAGCGGACCTCGTGGCTCTAGCACAGGCGCTACGACGCTCCCACCTCGCCTTAGATCTCGACATGCTTCTGCGGAATGTGGAACTTATCGCGCTCCTCCAACTTCCTTCATTCTCGCTTCAACAACTATGCGAGTTCATCCGCGCTCTCGGCCACATGCGGACCACAGGCCTGCGGCcgctttctcgtccttttctgtctcgcgctgTGGCTCGCGTCGGCGACCTGCTCGCTGCTGCTCTGAACGCGCACGGGAAACCCTCTGGagaacaggcagagagaacagatgGACCTGCGGCCAGGAACTCGCCGCAGGGACGAACTGTGGAcgaacgcggagacagacagcaagCTGCCATGTCACTTGCTGTGTGTCCACTgttgagagagacaggataCCTCCAGGAGGGACATGGGAGAATCGGACGGGGCGATATAACGACCTCTCTGTTATCCGCAGTAAACGACGTGGTCGAGACTCTTCCATTTCTCTCCACCTTTGAGGAAGAGTCGTTTCTCCCTGCTGAGCGTCGAACCGCTCCTGTCTTCACCAAGTTCTTCCGGCGGACTCTTGGCCGCGCGTGGGCCGAGATGGCGGCTGTCAAGAACCCCCAACTTCTGGGAGACTGTGACCTTGTCGGGACCCACAGTCTGCATCGCCACAGGCTCGGCTCGAGCCTGTCACCGTCACTCGAGGACCTGAGGCTGCTCCGTCGAGGTGCGAGGGGCGCCCGTGAAGGACGAGACGCGCTCGAGGGTGCAGGAGACAAAcaggaggcgggagaagcgattggagagacgcgcaacgacgagagggaagcgagcaAACGTCTTCAGAGAATCAACGAGCTGAGATGTGTGGCCAAGACCGTCAGGGGCGTCTTGAAAGCAAGCGACGTGGACGACCAGACCGTCATCTCGGCTCTGACTCGGTCAGCTGTGTCCCTCGTGAGTGATCactggagagacgaaagtcGGGAAGGCGAAGCTGAAGCTCAGTGGGAGGAGGATTCGCTCCTCGCTCGTGAACTAGCAAGAGCGCGAGCACTTCTCGAAGTTTTGTCTGCCCTTTCGGAG GCAGGAGCGCTCAGTCAGGAACTTTGGTGGGCGGTGAGACGCGATCTACGCCGAGTCCTCCcctacctctctctctaccaCCTCGACCTTGCTGGTCGTCTGCATTGCCAAAGTGCGACTATCGGCCGTTTTTCCAGACGAGTGCACTCTGAAGACAAGAGGAACAAATGTGCGAACAAATGCTCGGAAGCAAGAGGGGAGGTGGACGACGCTAAAGCCGAGCAGCCGGAAgcaagagagcgacagcgggGACAGAGGCGTGAAGAGCAAGatacgcgagaagaaacgcagttCCTGgaggctcttcttcgcgtgtTTCGTGCCCGGACTCGGAGCATGAATAATCGCGAACTGTCAACATTTGCCGACCGCCTCGTCGCCAGGCCCGCCTGGTTGGGAACAGCGAACTCCCCCAGTGCACGAGATCTCGTTGCCA CGGTGTTTTCTGAGATTCGCGAGCGGTACATTGACGCTAAGGAGGAAACCCATGGCCGGCCAGGCCTCATGCTGAGGCCCCTGATGaatctcgctcttctcgcgggGGGTTGGGGGGTCATCTCTCTGCAG GTTATGTTCGACTTTCTTTGCCACAGTCTTCAGAGCCACCGCGCTGACCTTGAAACTGCA gATCTGCTTGTCCTCAGCGAAAGTCTCCATGACTTTGCAGTCCGCCCCGAACTCCTTCATGAGCCG GGACTCGAGACGCTTCTGTTCTTCATTTTGGACAAAGTGGAGGAAACCGTGGAAACTCTGAGAAAGTCCGCAGCGGATTTGCCT GACGACCTCCACGCTGAACTACAGAACTTCAGCCTTGCG GACTCCGTGAGGGGGAAAGTTCACATGATCTTGGGGGCCCTTACCCCCTTTTTGCGAGCTCTCGCCACCCTCGAGAAGGAGATCTCTGTGGCACTCGGAAGCGATGCGGCAGTCAAAAACGAGCGAAAGCTGGAAGCGAACTGTGAAGGACAGTCGTGCGCGTATTTCCTTCGCGAAATTGGCAACAATTGA
- a CDS encoding ATPase, AAA family protein (encoded by transcript TGME49_308960) — protein sequence MTLHNLARAERRGSSGLGTTTNMSSVNKAHALTTVHGPSGSGRSALCRTAGYLLSKTTGLFVLLVRCKLLAAEAVRFPIIKDLLVTVGVACALHAPSLLILDDLDALCGVVDAHNQTGPSLMDARSIQLSDFLADLLPSLAADVFFNGRARSYCGMDHQIVSSLGQRRIPPDRLDAHAAIYPLPAFVVIATSQSPTTLNQSLRTSKLFGGEKIQLRNPATSRERDEVLRHLLRLQLQRHHRTQEDETARDRLWYMVDTEHYGGPLKASGRKWSSTSTTRSPTGRPLQIHADVWESTAALSQKMEGFSLADFKALIRQAIVEAQYESSIELNERSTRAELEALGHQTLLWRAPRPNSTLETSPFPEKRSPRNGVLLRRRHVDRAYRDFTPRALQLKGFLKTNLTLQNVGGLDKVKEDLLDMLKMESTYGLVLRRAGVSIHRGVLLIGPPGCGKTFIAKAVVGDQQMRCLEVKGPELLSKYIGSSEAAVREVFTKAQQAKPCIVIFDEIDALATKRAADSSGVTDRVVNQLLCYLDGVEERQEVYVIATTSRPDLVDPALLRPGRLEKVCYCGLPTTRSQRLEILKVSTNITTLANDVSLEELEKTMSWEFSPADIHAAVKSAQLAAVHELLGETSVDGLQDPLRMSSCEERKTEAVSDGTETTVDLLTEQSNRFGSFERRLKPLKPDPSSKRVPVSQHHLLLGVAATKPSMTPGEIHRYHRLYAPFLPPNYIEDIRALESLLSASTTHRDRSSTTRIDKTPSPPSEQTPSSATSSTGGGRCRMVKAFAPRIRAPAARSRSAPASAIVSAGGLRSDSREPIRSCSRRSFSLRFCGHRSGSFPPVMTAETVKSESPQDYGVEAKCSSGKSSGALFKSVAAARSNCKASHTERFSGKSSYKRSSTGGERHSNKAESVKMGVRSPRCLVQRHKFENTYSSMSRKSVDSQKHDSRSLLNSRTASGAESTGNALGHEIGISALWGAGEPSLQMMDDGRSAETRDAFGSTEVKQDTRKTTQKKKRRNRCCTALSRVALA from the exons ATGACTCTGCACAACCTTGCAAGGGCCGAAAGAAGAGGGTCAAGTGGTCTTGGCACGACCACCAACATGTCCTCTGTTAACAAAGCACACGCTCTGACTACC GTGCATGGGCCAAGTGGATCAGGGCGGTCAGCGCTTTGCCGAACGGCAGGATACCTTTTGTCCAAGACTACCGGCCTCTTCG TTCTACTGGTGCGGTGCAAGCTTCTCGCAGCAGAGGCTGTACGGTTCCCGATCATCAAGGATTTACTTGTTACCGTCGGAGTGGCTTGTGCTCTTCAcgccccttctctcctcatcCTCGACGATCTG GATGCACTGTGCGGGGTGGTGGACGCACATAACCAGACTGGTCCGTCCTTGATGGACGCGAGGAGTATCCAGCTCTCTGACTTTCTTGCGGACCTTTTACCGTCACTTGCTGCTGACGTGTTTTTCAACGGTAGAGCTCGATCCTACTGCGGCATGGATCATCAAATCGTGTCAAGTCTGGGGCAACGCCGAATTCCACCTGACCGCCTGGACGCACATGCAGCCATCTATCCTCTGCCAGCGTTCGTCGTTATAGCAACATCGCAGTCCCCGACGACACTGAATCAAAGCTTGCGAACGTCAAAGCTTTTCGGAGGGGAGAAAATACAGCTGAGGAACCCTGCAA CGTCCCGGGAGCGAGATGAAGTTCTCCGGCACCTGCTACGACTGCAATTACAACGCCACCATCGAACTCAAGAAGACGAGACTGCAAGGGACCGACTCTGGTATATGGTTGATACCGAGCACTATGGAGGACCTTTGAAAGCATCAGGAAGGAAATGGAGTTCCACATCAACAACACGGTCTCCAACTGGGAGACCTCTTCAGATCCACGCAGATGTGTGGGAAAGCACAGCAGCTCTTAGCCAAAAAATGGAAGGCTTCTCCCTTGCAGATTTCAAG GCTCTAATCCGACAAGCAATTGTGGAGGCACAATATGAGTCCTCTATTGAGCTCAATGAACGCAGCACTCGTGCGGAACTTGAAGCTTTGGGACATCAAACGCTCCTGTGGCGCGCCCCCCGGCCTAATAGCACCTTGGAGACGTCCCCCTTcccagaaaagagaagcccGAGGAATGGGGTGCTGCTGCGTCGAAGACACGTCGACCGAGCGTACCGGGATTTTACACCGCGGGCACTACAACTAAAAGGCTTTCTAAA GACCAACTTGACGCTGCAGAATGTTGGAGGCCTGGACAAG GTGAAAGAAGATCTTCTTGATATGCTCAAGATGGAGAGCACTTACGGGCTAGTGTTACGACGGGCTGGGGTGTCTATTCATCGTGGTGTTCTGCTGATCGGACCTCCCGGCTGTGGCAAAACTTTCATAGCGAAGGCTGTGGTTGGGGACCAACAGATGCGATGCTTGGA GGTAAAGGGACCCGAATTGCTGAGCAAATATATAGGGTCAAGCGAGGCAGCAGTTCGAGAAGTGTTCACAAAGGCTCAACAGGCAAAGCCGTGCATTGTCATCTTTGATGAGATAGACGCTCTGGCGACGAA ACGTGCCGCTGATAGCTCTGGTGTGACTGACCGCGTCGTAAACCAGCTTCTTTGCTACTTGGACGGAGTCGAAGAGCGGCAG GAAGTCTACGTGATCGCCACTACTTCCCGTCCCGATCTAGTCGACCCCGCTTTGCTCCGCCCTGGTCGCTTGGAGAAG GTTTGTTACTGTGGACTGCCGACAACAAGGAGTCAGCGGTTGGAGATTTTGAAGGTATCTACGAACATAACCACATTGGCTAATGATGTTTCCCTGGAAGAGCTTGAGAAAACCATGTCGTGGGAGTTCTCACCAGCGGATATTCATGCCGCTGTAAAGTCCGCACAACTCGCGGCTGTTCATGAGCTGCTTGGCGAGACATCCGTAGATGGACTACAGGATCCACTGAGGATGTCAAGctgcgaggaaaggaagacagaagcagtCAGCGACGGAACAGAAACGACTGTGGATCTGTTAACTGAACAATCGAATCGCTTCGGGAGCTTCGAAAGAAGGCTGAAACCTTTGAAGCCCGATCCGTCCTCAAAGAGGGTGCCCGTTAGTCAGCATCACTTGCTGCTCGGTGTCGCTGCCACGAAGCCCTCGATGACACCAGGG GAAATTCATCGGTACCATCGCCTCTACGCCCCGTTCTTGCCTCCAAACTACATAGAAGATATTCGAGCCCTTGAGTCTCTACTATCGGCGTCTACCACTCACCGTGATCGCTCTTCCACTACTAGAATTGACAAGACTCCGTCGCCGCCATCGGAACAAACACCGTCTTCAGCCACATCAAGCACGGGCGGTGGTCGGTGTCGCATGGTAAAAGCCTTTGCTCCGCGGATTCGAGCACCAGCTGCACGCTCTCGAAGTGCCCCGGCCAGCGCTATTGTGTCCGCAGGAGGTCTGCGGTCGGATTCTCGTGAACCTATCAGAAGCTGTTCCAGAAGGTCGTTCAGTCTACGGTTTTGCGGGCACAGATCAGGTTCGTTCCCGCCAGTCATGACTGCAGAAACTGTGAAGTCTGAGTCCCCACAAGACTACGGCGTCGAGGCAAAATGCTCCTCCGGAAAGTCCTCTGGCGCTCTGTTCAAATCCGTAGCAGCAGCACGATCAAATTGCAAAGCTTCTCACACTGAGCGGTTTTCGGGAAAAAGTAGTTACAAAAGAAGCAGCACTGGGGGAGAACGGCACTCGAACAAAGCAGAGTCAGTAAAAATGGGCGTCCGGTCGCCTCGGTGTCTGGTCCAGAGACACAAGTTTGAGAATACATATAGTAGCATGAGCCGGAAAAGTGTGGATAGCCAGAAACACGACTCTCGGAGTCTGCTGAACTCACGGACTGCCTCAGGGGCCGAATCCACTGGCAATGCCCTGGGTCATGAAATTGGGATATCCGCTTTGTGGGGTGCAGGTGAGCCTTCTCTTCAGATGATGGACGACGGCAGGTCCGCCGAAACGAGAGATGCGTTTGGCTCCACAGAGGTGAAGCAAGACACAAGAAAGACAacccagaagaagaaacggaggaacCGATGCTGCACGGCTTTATCAAGGGTTGCGCTAGCTTAG
- a CDS encoding histidine acid phosphatase superfamily protein (encoded by transcript TGME49_308950~Signal peptide predicted by SignalP 2.0 HMM (probability 0.843) with cleavage site probability 0.768 at residue 21), producing the protein MVRVFCVAAVFGLFGATRVSGSVDNGGLDDPNASRMSTQYWRACHRGSGSLVEDINIPYDIADPPELPFPGAELQFALVAQRHGTRRSQYLWSKSPYYKGTAPSQLSVQGAYELRVSGIEVRHYLQKYKKHKLPKFGSNRSRDNVLRETCGFDLERECKAFGLEKQKCTSSSLVNSILNEFPADTIYMRAAPLPRTQWSAVFFLEGFFGLPWLCGATATELIKTPTNRNYERRCLLREVCDADAEKILRLRGKHQETCAAVELPCIHVPFTPDDGLTVGAMYNAVAYNQGNDHFVKVEGPRDFQPEGQLKVAVGIAEEVYGAGAFDNSGGMWNAGEMWVSEAGSGDPTPMVDVLKWVEKKKRYCKESGECDPLSVPTYKSLVSDLTEAFRLGYNQLYGSGGFAKFVASPYLLLFNSLARGVAFGRQEDMRDLRLMLGVMSDFDSVGLSDEAVLKASLQRINLFVLSLHDFVIVSTLSALGIYNGELSPFACRFLLELVKAPGGDAKDVAPSGKVFNVEDGLNPGGNVQYPRNGYHVRVLYGKPGKQMEALVLPWCQNKTVCPLNDFLNFTYGLLKSKSFLDVTDVYRTKLREAAKRLV; encoded by the coding sequence ATGGTCAGGGTATTTTGTGTTGCGGCCGTTTTCGGCCTGTTCGGCGCAACTCGTGTGAGTGGAAGCGTCGACAACGGGGGTCTTGATGATCCGAACGCCTCACGCATGTCTACCCAATACTGGCGTGCTTGCCACCGGGGGAGCGGGTCGCTGGTCGAAGACATTAATATTCCTTACGATATTGCGGATCCTCCTGAGCTACCATTCCCTGGTGCCGAGCTTCAGTTTGCTTTAGTCGCTCAGCGCCACGGTACGCGACGATCGCAGTATTTGTGGTCGAAGTCGCCGTATTACAAAGGTACTGCGCCTAGCCAATTGTCGGTTCAAGGTGCTTACGAGCTCCGTGTGTCAGGGATTGAAGTCCGTCACTACCTTCAAAAGTACAAGAAACACAAGCTGCCTAAATTTGGGAGCAACAGGAGCCGCGACAATGTTCTTCGTGAGACGTGTGGTTTCGACCTTGAGCGTGAATGCAAAGCGTTCGGtctcgagaaacagaagtgCACGTCGTCTTCGTTGGTCAACAGCATACTCAACGAGTTTCCTGCTGATACTATCTACATGCGCGCGGCGCCGCTGCCAAGGACGCAGTGGAGtgccgttttttttctcgaaggATTCTTCGGTCTCCCGTGGCTTTGTGGTGCGACTGCGACCGAGCTTATCAAGACCCCCACTAACAGAAACTACGAACGGCGTTGTCTGCTTCGCGAGGTTTGCGATGCAGACGCTGAAAAGattctgcgtctgcgcggAAAGCATCAGGAGACGTGTGCAGCAGTCGAGCTTCCGTGCATCCATGTGCCATTCACCCCTGATGATGGTTTGACAGTTGGTGCAATGTACAATGCTGTGGCGTACAACCAAGGAAATGATCATTTTGTTAAGGTTGAGGGACCTAGGGACTTCCAGCCGGAAGGCCAGCTGAAAGTTGCTGTAGGTATCGCCGAGGAAGTCTACGGAGCTGGTGCTTTCGATAACAGTGGAGGCATGTGGAATGCAGGGGAGATGTGGGTGTCCGAGGCCGGGTCTGGGGATCCCACGCCAATGGTAGACGTGCTCAAATGGgtcgaaaagaagaagcggtaCTGCAAGGAAAGTGGTGAGTGCGATCCGTTATCTGTTCCGACCTACAAATCGCTTGTCTCTGATTTGACAGAGGCGTTCCGACTTGGCTACAACCAGCTCTATGGATCAGGTGGATTCGCTAAGTTTGTTGCGTCTCCATATCTCCTGTTGTTCAACTCGTTGGCCCGAGGAGTAGCATTCGGTCGACAGGAGGATATGCGAGACCTGCGTCTGATGCTGGGGGTGATGAGCGATTTCGATTCAGTGGGTTTGAGCGACGAAGCCGTCCTTAAGGCATCTCTCCAAAGGATAAACTTGTTTGTTCTCTCACTTCACGACTTCGTGATTGTGTCCACCTTGAGTGCCCTCGGTATTTATAATGGTGAACTGTCGCCATTCGCTTGCCGTTTTTTGCTGGAGTTGGTGAAGGCTCCAGGTGGTGATGCCAAAGATGTTGCTCCCAGTGGAAAAGTCTTCAATGTTGAAGATGGCCTGAATCCTGGTGGTAACGTTCAGTATCCAAGGAATGGATACCACGTGCGTGTCTTATATGGCAAACCAGGGAAGCAGATGGAGGCTCTAGTGTTACCGTGGTGCCAAAACAAAACAGTTTGTCCGCTCAATGATTTTTTGAACTTCACTTACGGTTTGTTGAAGTCGAAGAGCTTTCTGGATGTGACTGATGTTTATCGCACCAAGCTTCGCGAGGCTGCAAAGCGTCTTGTGTAG